A window of Primulina huaijiensis isolate GDHJ02 chromosome 9, ASM1229523v2, whole genome shotgun sequence contains these coding sequences:
- the LOC140983773 gene encoding uncharacterized protein — MKNHHFFSSDEEQNAAQNPSFSWWRTVEDFDENGRFKVEISDPSMLTPRLKVLREMERLAFVSGEGLDDFRHKLMTYRAGDFWVPIGGIKKEELDVPKVVTVLLTGLAGSGKSSLINLMYSVLGRSGLIPFAQTSGESSNYTTMYLEEHNVLRSPRNGFCVFNTRGLDQDQMEEGLKEVSGWMADGVRHNQPCFRQQDENVKELGGSMGITSSRYVKRKVNCVMLVANLSLVSKAFESSDLRSINALRDLYNLPSAKSANENPILILTHGDTLNAEDRINGRLKLCEYLGIPETTGAYDIPCLTEQGILADESDPVTAFALTEAVYRALLQSDRTHLPKKKFLDYIILVFSWIMWCIASFFALLAHLFAKFGHHQKKLKL; from the exons ATGAAGAACCACCATTTCTTCAGCAGCGACGAGGAGCAGAATGCGGCACAGAACCCGTCTTTCAGCTGGTGGAGGACGGTGGAGGATTTCGATGAGAATGGGCGTTTCAAGGTTGAGATCTCCGACCCGTCCATGTTGACTCCGAGGCTTAAAGTTCTCAGAGAAATGGAGAGGCTGGCTTTCGTATCCGGTGAAGGGCTGGATGATTTCAGGCACAAGTTGATGACTTACAGGGCTGGCGATTTCTGGGTGCCGATTGGGGGAATCAAGAAAGAGGAATTGGACGTGCCGAAGGTTGTCACCGTTCTGTTGACTGGGCTGGCAGGTTCGGGCAAAAGCTCTCTGATCAACTTGATGTACAGTGTTCTTGGGAGATCTGGTCTCATTCCTTTCGCTCAGACCTCGG GAGAATCTTCGAATTACACTACGATGTACCTCGAAGAGCACAACGTTTTGCGGTCACCAAGAAACGGGTTTTGTGTCTTCAACACGAGGGGATTAGATCAAGACCAGATGGAAGAAGGGTTGAAAGAGGTTTCGGGTTGGATGGCCGATGGGGTTCGCCATAACCAACCTTGTTTTCGACAACAGGACGAAAATGTCAAAGAACTTGGCGGATCAATGGGGATAACTAGTTCAAGATATGTTAAGAGAAAGGTCAATTGTGTGATGCTTGTGGCTAATCTATCACTTGTCAGCAAAGCTTTCGAAAGTAGTGATTTGAGGTCTATTAACGCCTTGAGGGACCTTTACAATTTGCCATCTGCTAAAAGTGCTA ACGAGAATCCGATCTTGATCTTAACACATGGAGACACCCTAAATGCAGAAGATAGGATCAATGGGAGGCTAAAGCTATGCGAATATTTGGGGATACCAGAGACTACTGGCGCATATGACATACCCTGTTTGACGGAACAAGGAATCTTGGCCGATGAATCCGACCCCGTTACTGCATTTGCCTTAACCGAAGCTGTTTACAGGGCTTTGCTTCAATCTGACAGAACCCATCTTCCAAAGAAGAAGTTCTTGGATTATATAATCTTGGTCTTTTCTTGGATAATGTGGTGCATTGCTTCATTCTTTGCGTTGCTTGCTCACTTGTTCGCTAAATTTGGCCATCACCAGAAGAAACTTAAACTGTGA